One Nicotiana tomentosiformis chromosome 4, ASM39032v3, whole genome shotgun sequence genomic window carries:
- the LOC104102238 gene encoding uncharacterized protein isoform X1 — protein sequence MEQNKPCVLLNTYNEDEIQVANILLDLPNLFTQKQSPSHLSYSFSWGTKKRRSNRNGTDFSSRVNSSSIQGSSNEIETTKIKAEVTSPATPLSFSPSESDDKSKHSSRKILKRKTREELMDMINQLSQCRESLKGEVENVRNFYNSQKAYNLKLKAMKEQVTRMLNIQGPGVNLGQICNKPEMELNRQQPFVVDQISLGSETFHRFQYPLGQLQQAQPIFSPNNGLGFVNHLGLGPIGIPDLNVTVDEPIPFDLDRINVERKAQFAAARRRRINKRIEIRNASGFIRPQRRR from the exons ATGGAACAAAACAAACCGTGCGTTTTGCTCAATACATATAACGAAGATGAAATACAAGTAGCCAATATTCTACTCGATCTTCCCAATCTTTTCACACAAAAACAATCTCCTTCTCATCTTTCTTATTCATTTAGTTGGGGTACAAAAAAGAGGAGATCTAATAGAAACGGTACTGATTTTTCATCTCGTGTCAACTCATCTTCTATACAGGGAAGTTCAAACGAAATTGAAACTACCAAAATTAAGGCTGAAGTTACTAGCCCTGCTACTCCTCTTTCCTTTTCCCCTAGTGAATCTGATGATAAATCCAAACATTCTTCTCGCAAAATCCTCAAACGAAAG ACGAGAGAGGAGTTAATGGATATGATAAACCAATTATCTCAGTGCAGAGAATCGCTTAAAGGG GAAGTGGAGAATGTTCGGAATTTCTACAACAGCCAAAAAGCTTATAATCTGAAGTTGAAAGCAATGAAAGAACAG GTAACAAGAATGTTGAATATTCAAGGGCCAGGTGTTAATTTAGGTCAAATTTGCAACAAACCTGAAATGGAGCTCAATCGTCAACAGCCGTTCGTTGTGGATCAGATTTCTTTAGGATCAGAAACTTTCCATAGATTTCAGTACCCATTGGGCCAGTTGCAACAGGCCCAGCCCATATTCTCACCTAATAATGGATTGGGCTTTGTGAATCATTTGGGCCTGGGCCCAATAGGTATTCCGGATCTAAATGTTACTGTGGATGAGCCCATACCTTTTGATCTTGACAGAATAAATGTTGAGAGAAAGGCCCAATTTGCTGCAGCTAGGAGGAGGAGAATAAATAAAAGAATAGAAATTAGGAATGCCTCTGGTTTTATAAGACCACAAAGAAGAAGATAG
- the LOC104102238 gene encoding uncharacterized protein isoform X2, which translates to MEQNKPCVLLNTYNEDEIQVANILLDLPNLFTQKQSPSHLSYSFSWGTKKRRSNRNGTDFSSRVNSSSIQGSSNEIETTKIKAEVTSPATPLSFSPSESDDKSKHSSRKILKRKTREELMDMINQLSQCRESLKGEVENVRNFYNSQKAYNLKLKAMKEQILVLDRVDPEFSY; encoded by the exons ATGGAACAAAACAAACCGTGCGTTTTGCTCAATACATATAACGAAGATGAAATACAAGTAGCCAATATTCTACTCGATCTTCCCAATCTTTTCACACAAAAACAATCTCCTTCTCATCTTTCTTATTCATTTAGTTGGGGTACAAAAAAGAGGAGATCTAATAGAAACGGTACTGATTTTTCATCTCGTGTCAACTCATCTTCTATACAGGGAAGTTCAAACGAAATTGAAACTACCAAAATTAAGGCTGAAGTTACTAGCCCTGCTACTCCTCTTTCCTTTTCCCCTAGTGAATCTGATGATAAATCCAAACATTCTTCTCGCAAAATCCTCAAACGAAAG ACGAGAGAGGAGTTAATGGATATGATAAACCAATTATCTCAGTGCAGAGAATCGCTTAAAGGG GAAGTGGAGAATGTTCGGAATTTCTACAACAGCCAAAAAGCTTATAATCTGAAGTTGAAAGCAATGAAAGAACAG attttggtactggaCCGAGTTGACCCTGAGTTTAGCTACTAG
- the LOC104102239 gene encoding tubulin beta-1 chain, which translates to MREILHIQGGQCGNQIGSKFWEVICDEHGVDPTGRYKGTAAESDLQLERINVYFNEASGGRYVPRAVLMDLEPGTMDSIRSGPYGQIFRPDNFVFGQSGAGNNWAKGHYTEGAELIDAVLDVVRKEAENCDCLQGFQVCHSLGGGTGSGMGTLLISKIREEYPDRMMLTFSVFPSPKVSDTVVEPYNATLSVHQLVENADECMVLDNEALYDICFRTLKLTTPSFGDLNHLISATMSGVTCCLRFPGQLNSDLRKLAVNLIPFPRLHFFMVGFAPLTSRGSQQYISLTVPELTQQMWDAKNMMCAADPRHGRYLTASAMFRGKMSTKEVDEQMINVQNKNSSYFVEWIPNNVKSSVCDIPPTGLKMASTFVGNSTSIQEMFRRVSEQFTAMFRRKAFLHWYTGEGMDEMEFTEAESNMNDLVAEYQQYQDATADDEEEYEEEGAEEHYES; encoded by the exons atgaGAGAAATCTTACACATTCAAGGCGGCCAATGCGGTAACCAAATCGGTTCCAAATTCTGGGAAGTAATCTGTGACGAGCACGGCGTTGATCCTACCGGCCGTTACAAAGGCACCGCCGCTGAGTCGGATCTTCAACTTGAACGTATCAATGTGTATTTCAACGAAGCTTCTGGTGGACGTTATGTTCCTAGGGCTGTTCTTATGGATCTGGAGCCTGGTACTATGGACAGTATCAGATCTGGTCCGTACGGACAGATCTTTCGACCTGATAACTTCGTTTTTGGTCAGTCCGGCGCTGGTAATAATTGGGCGAAAGGTCATTATACTGAAGGAGCGGAGTTGATTGATGCTGTTCTCGATGTTGTTCGTAAAGAGGCTGAGAATTGTGATTGCTTGCAAG GATTCCAGGTTTGTCACTCACTTGGTGGAGGGACTGGATCTGGCATGGGAACTCTATTGAtttccaagataagggaggagtatCCAGACAGAATGATGCTCACATTCTCTGTTTTCCCTTCTCCAAAGGTGTCTGACACCGTTGTAGAACCATACAATGCTACACTGTCAGTTCACCAACTGGTGGAGAATGCTGATGAATGTATGGTCCTTGATAATGAAGCCTTGTATGATATTTGTTTCAGGACTTTGAAGCTCACTACTCCAAGTT TTGGTGACTTGAACCATTTGATCTCTGCAACCATGAGTGGTGTTACTTGCTGTTTGAGATTCCCTGGTCAGCTGAACTCAGACTTGAGAAAATTGGCTGTGAATTTAATTCCCTTCCCACGTCTTCATTTCTTCATGGTGGGCTTTGCACCATTGACCTCTCGTGGATCGCAGCAATACATTTCCCTCACAGTGCCAGAGCTTACTCAACAAATGTGGGATGCCAAGAATATGATGTGTGCTGCAGATCCCCGCCATGGACGCTACCTGACAGCTTCTGCCATGTTTAGGGGAAAGATGAGCACAAAGGAGGTGGATGAACAGATGATCAATGTGCAGAACAAGAACTCGTCCTACTTTGTTGAGTGGATCCCCAACAATGTGAAGTCTAGCGTGTGTGATATCCCACCAACTGGGCTGAAGATGGCATCCACATTTGTTGGCAATTCGACCTCCATTCAGGAGATGTTTAGGAGAGTGAGTGAGCAGTTCACTGCCATGTTCAGGCGCAAGGCCTTTTTGCATTGGTACACAGGTGAAGGAATGGATGAAATGGAGTTCACTGAAGCCGAGAGCAACATGAATGATTTGGTTGCAGAATATCAACAATACCAGGATGCTACAGCAGATGATGAGGAAGAGTATGAAGAGGAAGGCGCTGAGGAGCATTATGAATCCTAG